A stretch of the Gemmatimonadota bacterium genome encodes the following:
- a CDS encoding ABC transporter ATP-binding protein, which yields MSVIVTEGVTRVYSGDGVPVHALRGIDLTIERGEFAALVGPSGSGKTTFLNIISGLDTPTDGKVWLNGKLLSRMSGNALSDFRRDNIGFIFQAYNLIPVLTVEENIEYIMLLQKIPKSERHERVLAILEEVGLGGMASRMPTQLSGGQQQRVAIARAMVSQPAIILADEPTANLDSKIGAELLDMMYRLNTQTGMTFIFSTHDPMVMARARRLITLKDGEIERDEVGTL from the coding sequence GTGTCTGTAATTGTGACAGAAGGGGTGACCAGAGTTTATTCGGGCGATGGCGTGCCCGTTCACGCCTTGCGCGGGATTGATCTGACCATTGAGCGCGGCGAATTTGCAGCATTGGTTGGGCCGTCTGGGTCGGGGAAAACGACTTTTCTCAATATTATCTCCGGGCTGGATACACCAACAGATGGAAAGGTATGGCTCAATGGCAAACTTTTGTCGCGCATGAGCGGTAATGCACTTTCGGATTTTCGGCGAGACAATATCGGATTTATTTTTCAAGCGTATAATTTGATTCCGGTGCTGACTGTCGAGGAGAATATCGAGTATATTATGCTTCTGCAAAAGATACCCAAATCCGAGCGGCACGAGCGGGTGCTGGCGATACTGGAGGAAGTGGGATTGGGTGGGATGGCGAGTCGCATGCCAACGCAACTTTCAGGTGGACAGCAACAGCGGGTTGCGATTGCGCGGGCCATGGTTTCTCAGCCAGCGATTATTCTGGCGGATGAACCGACAGCGAATCTCGATTCAAAGATTGGCGCAGAGTTGCTCGATATGATGTATCGACTCAATACGCAGACTGGAATGACATTTATTTTTTCTACGCACGATCCGATGGTGATGGCGCGCGCAAGGCGGCTGATTACGCTGAAAGACGGAGAGATTGAGCGCGATGAGGTGGGGACGCTATGA
- a CDS encoding sugar phosphate isomerase/epimerase yields the protein MHVGMRIPPMGREMGLEGIIQWASENGLGSIDLPEVDAEIRKMCDSAGIGMGTVDWGAGGGLLSKDDGARGEAMAAMKARIQAVGAYGSGVIFLCLAPDDRLQARAETFEVFKQVYPEIVKEAEAHEVFLAIEPWPGPAPAYPNLGCTPETLRAIFEVVPSPNLGICYDPSHFARIGVDYKRVLMEFGSRVRHVHAKDTELLADGLYEFGCLGQSFGQRYGYGEGWWRYCIPGWGVVDWKWVVARLEELGYDGPLAIELEDHRYSGSAKKNAAGILAAKSYLEDILG from the coding sequence ATGCATGTGGGTATGCGAATCCCGCCGATGGGGCGGGAAATGGGTCTTGAAGGAATTATTCAGTGGGCATCAGAAAACGGTTTGGGGTCAATTGATTTGCCCGAAGTAGATGCTGAGATTCGCAAGATGTGTGACAGTGCTGGGATTGGGATGGGTACTGTGGATTGGGGAGCAGGGGGTGGGTTGTTGAGCAAAGATGATGGTGCGCGAGGAGAAGCTATGGCCGCGATGAAGGCGCGCATTCAGGCGGTTGGCGCATATGGTTCAGGGGTGATTTTTTTGTGTTTGGCTCCCGACGACCGATTGCAGGCTCGGGCCGAAACGTTTGAGGTGTTTAAGCAGGTCTATCCAGAGATTGTGAAAGAGGCAGAAGCACACGAGGTTTTTCTCGCAATTGAACCCTGGCCTGGCCCGGCACCAGCATATCCAAATTTGGGTTGTACGCCCGAGACTTTGCGGGCGATTTTTGAGGTTGTTCCGTCCCCCAATTTGGGTATTTGTTACGATCCGTCGCATTTTGCACGCATTGGCGTGGATTACAAGCGGGTGCTGATGGAGTTTGGCAGTCGGGTGCGGCATGTGCATGCAAAGGATACCGAGTTGTTGGCGGATGGACTGTACGAGTTTGGCTGCCTGGGCCAATCGTTTGGTCAGCGCTACGGTTATGGCGAGGGGTGGTGGCGTTATTGCATTCCCGGATGGGGCGTGGTGGATTGGAAATGGGTGGTTGCGCGTCTGGAAGAATTGGGCTATGATGGACCGCTGGCCATTGAATTGGAAGACCACCGCTATAGCGGCAGTGCCAAAAAGAATGCGGCGGGTATTTTGGCTGCGAAGAGCTATCTCGAA